Proteins from one Monodelphis domestica isolate mMonDom1 chromosome 6, mMonDom1.pri, whole genome shotgun sequence genomic window:
- the LOC100016081 gene encoding Golgi-associated RAB2 interactor protein 4-like — translation MSTLKEEKGGRAVSSESMLPYYTAASGRAVGMFNTSMGELQKQLYKGEYDAFKYAPMFESDFIQISKRGEVIDVHNRVRMVTVGIVSTSPILPLPNVMLLARPVSYIDNQSTLEGSSYKRKMRPSPHPSNTLELTRLLPLKFVKISVHDREKQQLRLKLASGRSFYLQLCPPSDAREDLFSYWEKLIYLLRPPIEGYSSTHAIPAGDGLEAPVFMAEDKSPSQEPIILHSEGEQDKVSIKSLHMGPEASIREKPEVIMATAAGEGFRGKGDTEKDLATRHFTIKGVPSMSPPSTPSVPSIAMGAAASRGPVSKAMVGVPLGMGTATAASQGPGLSVALAGTATGLAKEALSSAGVSLALAGAASMSGDSVSGTLVGATAGHEVVAIAGVGAITTMGTNNPLVSNLQSEGYMSERDGSQRVTPSSPDSSKERIILARRHSRQRERGHRRSERAASTGQKTSRRGMSSKDSQKSGHRSRGGRHSPSAHKATTHSPNLKNSRTSHKMGKNKTSVSTPPAAPPKKPSRIASFLRNFSRSHSIPNSKSTSVLTSMEDTVETSKASATEISLSTTIVENAEMMDMETITQLVSQAEEDDQELVLMMDAKGPQRLAPTLLIPSAPRR, via the coding sequence ATGTCCActctgaaggaagaaaagggagggagggcggTAAGCAGTGAGTCCATGCTCCCTTATTATACAGCAGCCAGTGGTCGAGCTGTGGGCATGTTCAACACCTCCATGGGGGAGCTGCAGAAGCAGCTGTACAAGGGGGAGTATGATGCCTTCAAGTATGCCCCCATGTTCGAGAGCGACTTCATTCAGATCAGCAAGAGAGGGGAGGTGATCGATGTGCATAACCGGGTACGCATGGTGACTGTGGGCATCGTATCCACCAGCCCGATTCTCCCTTTGCCCAATGTCATGCTGCTGGCCCGGCCTGTCTCATACATTGATAATCAGTCCACTCTGGAGGGCAGCAGCTACAAACGCAAAATGCGCCCCTCTCCTCACCCTTCTAATACCCTGGAGCTGACTAGGCTGCTCCCTTTGAAGTTTGTGAAGATCTCAGTTCACGACCGTGAGAAGCAGCAGCTTCGGCTGAAGCTGGCCAGCGGACGATCATTCTACCTCCAGCTCTGCCCACCCTCAGATGCCCGAGAAGATCTCTTTTCCTACTGGGAGAAGCTGATCTACCTCCTGCGGCCACCCATCGAGGGCTACAGTAGCACCCATGCCATACCTGCTGGAGACGGCCTTGAAGCTCCAGTGTTCATGGCTGAAGATAAATCTCCGTCACAAGAGCCAATTATTCTACATAGCGAAGGAGAACAGGATAAAGTGAGTATCAAGAGTCTTCACATGGGGCCCGAGGCCTCTATTCGGGAAAAGCCAGAAGTCATCATGGCAACTGCAGCTGGGGAGGGCTTTCGTGGCAAAGGTGACACTGAGAAGGACTTGGCAACTCGGCACTTCACCATCAAGGGGGTGCCTAGTATGTCACCCCCCAGCACACCATCTGTCCCAAGCATTGCAATGGGAGCTGCTGCCAGCAGGGGCCCTGTAAGCAAGGCTATGGTTGGGGTCCCCCTGGGCATGGGGACAGCTACCGCAGCCAGTCAGGGGCCTGGCCTAAGTGTAGCCCTGGCTGGGACTGCAACTGGCCTGGCAAAAGAGGCCCTATCTTCTGCTGGTGTGAGTCTAGCACTGGCTGGAGCTGCCAGCATGTCCGGAGACTCAGTGAGTGGGACCTTAGTAGGTGCTACCGCTGGACATGAAGTCGTAGCCATAGCGGGCGTGGGAGCCATCACCACAATGGGGACCAATAACCCCCTTGTGTCAAACTTACAAAGTGAGGGCTACATGAGTGAACGAGATGGAAGCCAGAGGGTGACCCCAAGCAGCCCAGACTCATCCAAGGAAAGGATAATCTTGGCCCGGAGGCACTCCCGGCAAAGAGAAAGGGGCCACAGAAGGAGTGAGAGGGCAGCCAGCACTGGTCAGAAGACATCTAGGAGAGGCATGTCTTCCAAGGATTCTCAGAAATCTGGCCACCGGTCCAGGGGAGGCCGTCACAGCCCGTCTGCCCACAAAGCCACCACCCATAGCCCAAACTTGAAGAATTCCAGGACCTCTCATAAAATGGGGAAGAATAAGACTTCAGTCAGCACACCACCTGCTGCCCCACCTAAGAAACCCAGCCGTATCGCCTCTTTCTTGCGCAACTTCTCCCGCTCCCACTCTATCCCAAACTCCAAGAGCACTTCAGTCCTCACCAGCATGGAGGACACAGTGGAAACCTCCAAGGCCTCAGCCACTGAGATCTCCCTGAGCACCACCATCGTGGAGAATGCGGAGATGATGGATATGGAGACTATCACACAGCTGGTGTCACAGGCAGAGGAGGATGACCAGGAGCTGGTCCTGATGATGGACGCAAAGGGTCCCCAACGGCTTGCACCAACCCTTCTCATCCCCTCTGCACCCCGGCGTTAG